A window from Sphingobacterium hotanense encodes these proteins:
- a CDS encoding multidrug effflux MFS transporter, giving the protein MQKLRNNRKVTLLILGLLSAIGPFSIDMYLPAFENIANDFNSPLEKVQLSLTSFFIGIAFGQIIYGPLLDKFGRKKPLLVGLGIYVVASILCVFTRDINHLIFLRFLQALGSCGGMVGARAMVTDYYNSREAARVFSLLMLVIGISPILAPSAGAMLLNYLDWHYIFLLLAIMASLIFLGTMFLLPETYAGNKNLSLAPKSILQTFWKVLSNKVFITYCLIGSIASSGTYAYLAGSSFVMQKYFGLDKSQYGLAFAFVASAMVVATQLNRWLLKNRTSADISKYANIWQAAIGVCMIIALGAGFLSFPVLLGLIFLFLFGYGFIFPNTSAIALSPMRHLAGSASALLGCIQMAIGAFSSGMVSVLHNETPWPMLSVMCAGAVISLILHLIARRTVKVDL; this is encoded by the coding sequence ATGCAAAAACTGAGAAACAATAGAAAGGTCACACTGCTCATCTTGGGGCTATTGTCGGCAATCGGTCCATTTTCTATAGACATGTATCTACCGGCATTTGAAAATATTGCTAATGACTTCAACAGTCCATTAGAAAAAGTTCAATTGTCCTTAACCAGCTTCTTTATCGGTATTGCATTCGGCCAGATTATCTACGGTCCCTTACTGGATAAATTCGGCAGGAAGAAACCCCTACTGGTCGGTTTAGGGATTTACGTGGTCGCGTCGATCTTATGCGTATTCACACGCGACATCAATCACTTGATCTTTCTACGCTTTTTACAGGCATTAGGAAGCTGCGGAGGGATGGTCGGTGCCCGAGCTATGGTAACCGATTATTATAACAGCAGGGAGGCTGCAAGGGTGTTCAGCTTGCTGATGCTCGTGATCGGTATCTCCCCTATTCTTGCACCGAGTGCGGGAGCGATGTTATTGAATTACCTAGACTGGCACTATATCTTTCTTCTGCTAGCAATCATGGCATCTTTGATTTTCTTGGGAACCATGTTCCTACTCCCCGAAACCTATGCCGGAAATAAGAATTTATCGCTTGCACCAAAATCTATTCTCCAAACCTTTTGGAAAGTACTGAGCAATAAAGTGTTTATCACCTATTGCTTGATCGGATCCATTGCTTCATCGGGCACTTACGCCTACTTGGCAGGATCTTCCTTCGTCATGCAGAAATACTTTGGATTGGATAAAAGTCAATATGGGCTTGCATTCGCCTTCGTTGCCTCGGCCATGGTCGTGGCGACACAGTTGAATCGATGGTTGCTGAAGAATCGTACGAGTGCAGACATTAGTAAATATGCAAACATCTGGCAAGCAGCTATCGGTGTTTGTATGATTATCGCCTTGGGAGCTGGATTTTTGAGCTTTCCGGTATTGTTGGGATTAATCTTTCTCTTCCTTTTTGGTTATGGTTTTATCTTTCCGAATACTTCCGCGATTGCATTGTCGCCTATGCGCCATCTCGCTGGCAGTGCTTCCGCACTATTGGGCTGTATTCAAATGGCAATCGGGGCATTTTCGTCCGGGATGGTAAGCGTCTTGCACAATGAAACACCTTGGCCAATGCTTTCGGTTATGTGTGCCGGCGCGGTAATCTCTTTGATTCTGCACCTGATCGCGAGACGGACGGTAAAAGTAGATTTATAA
- a CDS encoding gliding motility protein RemB, with amino-acid sequence MKHIINGALATVLLIGTADSLQAQIRNQPFSHQQYQKLNEELYSPYTRYHTSSKPVLFKGALLDKLDSIETANQTMSDNWFMRKIFNEHLIEVEKEDHTFYLDVLPDFQIGSELIAADKRTTWLNTRGIQAGLTIKDKFTFYGNFFENQGVFPEHIDDYVARSMVVPGQAASKRHTEQKKDWMYATANLTYDFSDYFQATLAYDKNFIGDGYRSVLLSDFSSNYAHLKFTGKIGNVQYTSIWAYMLDPTNPRVDSLDSGGRYGDGIKWGAFQYLDYNVTNRLSVGFFQSVIWANRNEAGHRGFDFNYVSPVIFLRPVENSNRSSPDKMFLGLNAKYKVLDNATVYGQFLLGEFTAKEFFANNGYVHNKWGAQLGAKAFNIFGVKNLNILGEYNMVRPYTYQHYVSISNYSNRGEPLAHPRGANFRELLGIANYSWNRFDFSVQGLYSRYGTDEATPSGIINWGGDIFQSYRSAPNTYGNKIGQGVQNDLYYADFKAAYVLNPKYNLRLELGYTQRYNKIENQPTQKSGVINVGLRSSFRNFYGDM; translated from the coding sequence ATGAAGCATATTATCAATGGTGCTTTAGCTACGGTTTTACTTATCGGAACCGCAGACTCTTTGCAAGCACAGATTAGAAATCAGCCTTTCTCGCATCAACAATATCAAAAGTTGAATGAGGAATTGTATTCCCCATATACCCGTTATCATACTTCTTCAAAGCCGGTCTTATTCAAAGGCGCTTTGTTGGACAAACTTGATTCCATAGAAACAGCGAATCAGACGATGTCGGATAATTGGTTTATGCGAAAGATATTCAATGAGCATCTGATCGAAGTTGAAAAAGAAGATCATACATTTTATTTGGATGTATTACCTGATTTTCAAATCGGGTCGGAATTGATAGCGGCGGACAAAAGAACGACTTGGTTAAATACGCGTGGTATTCAAGCGGGGTTGACGATCAAGGATAAATTTACCTTCTATGGTAACTTCTTCGAGAACCAAGGTGTTTTCCCGGAGCATATTGATGATTACGTTGCTAGGAGTATGGTTGTTCCAGGACAGGCAGCATCAAAAAGACATACGGAACAAAAGAAGGATTGGATGTATGCAACTGCTAACTTGACCTATGACTTTAGCGATTATTTCCAAGCAACTTTAGCCTACGATAAGAACTTTATAGGAGATGGATACCGTTCGGTATTACTATCGGATTTCTCTTCAAACTACGCACATTTAAAATTTACCGGTAAAATTGGTAATGTACAATATACCTCTATTTGGGCTTATATGCTAGACCCGACGAATCCTCGTGTTGATTCTCTAGACTCGGGCGGTCGCTATGGCGACGGCATCAAATGGGGAGCATTCCAGTACTTAGATTATAACGTAACGAACCGTTTGTCGGTGGGTTTCTTCCAATCTGTAATTTGGGCAAATAGAAATGAAGCTGGACACCGTGGTTTCGATTTTAACTACGTTAGTCCGGTTATATTCCTGCGTCCGGTTGAAAACTCCAACCGCTCTTCACCGGATAAGATGTTCCTAGGTCTGAATGCAAAATACAAAGTTTTAGATAATGCAACGGTATACGGACAATTCTTGCTAGGAGAATTCACCGCAAAAGAGTTTTTCGCAAACAATGGCTATGTGCATAATAAATGGGGTGCACAGTTAGGTGCAAAAGCATTTAATATCTTCGGTGTGAAGAATTTGAACATCTTAGGAGAGTACAATATGGTTCGCCCTTATACTTACCAACACTATGTTTCGATTTCCAACTACAGCAATAGAGGCGAGCCTTTAGCCCACCCTCGTGGAGCAAACTTCCGCGAACTTCTAGGTATTGCAAATTACTCTTGGAACAGATTTGATTTCTCCGTACAAGGCTTATATAGCCGTTATGGAACCGATGAAGCTACTCCGTCAGGAATCATTAACTGGGGTGGCGATATCTTCCAATCATACCGTAGCGCGCCAAATACCTATGGCAATAAAATCGGACAAGGTGTACAAAATGATTTATACTATGCAGATTTCAAAGCTGCCTATGTTTTGAACCCTAAATATAACTTGCGCTTAGAACTTGGCTACACACAGCGATACAATAAAATAGAGAACCAGCCAACTCAAAAATCAGGAGTAATCAACGTTGGATTACGTTCTAGTTTCCGCAATTTCTATGGTGATATGTAA
- a CDS encoding DUF3467 domain-containing protein produces MEDNNVNNPEGQEISIELNEDIAEGVYSNLAIITHSNTEFVIDFVRIMPGVPKAKVKSRIVLTPEHAKRLMTALQDNINRFEGQNGKIDSKDVAFPLNFGGTKGEA; encoded by the coding sequence ATGGAAGACAATAATGTAAACAATCCGGAAGGTCAAGAGATTAGCATCGAGCTAAACGAAGATATTGCGGAAGGGGTATATTCGAACCTAGCGATCATTACACATTCTAACACGGAATTTGTAATCGATTTTGTGCGCATCATGCCAGGTGTGCCGAAAGCGAAAGTGAAATCTAGAATCGTATTAACTCCCGAGCATGCCAAGCGCCTGATGACCGCGCTGCAAGATAACATCAACCGATTTGAAGGTCAAAACGGAAAGATTGACTCGAAAGATGTCGCATTTCCTCTGAATTTTGGCGGAACAAAAGGCGAAGCGTAA
- a CDS encoding M42 family metallopeptidase has protein sequence MAKKKIKEESTPTVVTEESLAFFEKYINNPSPTGFEWEGQRMWLDYLKPYVDDTYIDNYGTAVGIINPKATYKVVIEAHADEISWFVNYISKDGLIYVIRNGGSDHQIAPSKRVNIHTDKGIVKAVFGWPAIHTRAGEKEEAPTLKNIFLDCGCTSKEEVEELGIHVGCVVTYEDEFMVLNNRYYVGRALDNRAGGFMIAEVARLLKENKQKLPFGLYIVNSVQEEIGLRGAEMIAQYIKPNVAIVTDVTHDTNTPMINKITQGDLACGKGPVVSYAPAVQINLNRQLIEVANKNNIPIQRQASSRYTGTDTDAFAYSNGGVPSALISLPLRYMHTTVEMVHKDDVDNVIKLIYEVLLSIEKDQDFRTFSK, from the coding sequence ATGGCAAAGAAGAAGATAAAAGAGGAATCTACACCTACCGTTGTGACCGAAGAATCATTAGCTTTTTTTGAAAAATATATCAACAACCCATCGCCGACAGGCTTCGAATGGGAAGGGCAGCGCATGTGGTTAGATTATTTGAAACCATATGTGGACGACACCTATATTGATAACTACGGAACAGCAGTAGGGATCATCAATCCGAAGGCAACCTACAAGGTAGTCATTGAAGCACATGCCGATGAGATTTCCTGGTTTGTAAACTACATCTCTAAGGATGGTTTAATTTACGTAATTCGTAATGGTGGTTCTGATCATCAGATTGCACCCTCCAAGCGTGTGAATATCCACACGGATAAAGGTATTGTGAAAGCGGTATTCGGTTGGCCGGCAATTCATACCCGCGCGGGGGAGAAGGAAGAAGCTCCAACCCTAAAGAATATTTTCTTGGACTGTGGCTGCACCTCGAAAGAAGAAGTAGAAGAACTCGGCATACATGTCGGATGCGTAGTGACTTATGAAGACGAGTTTATGGTCTTAAATAACCGTTACTATGTAGGTCGTGCATTGGATAACCGTGCCGGTGGTTTTATGATTGCGGAGGTAGCGAGATTGCTAAAAGAAAACAAGCAGAAACTTCCATTTGGATTATATATCGTCAATTCTGTACAGGAAGAGATTGGGCTTCGTGGAGCAGAGATGATCGCGCAATATATTAAACCCAATGTGGCTATCGTAACTGACGTAACGCATGATACAAACACACCGATGATCAATAAAATTACACAGGGTGATCTAGCCTGCGGTAAAGGTCCGGTGGTATCTTATGCCCCTGCGGTACAGATCAATTTGAATAGACAATTGATCGAAGTGGCGAATAAGAACAATATTCCAATCCAACGTCAAGCGTCTTCCAGATATACCGGAACGGATACCGATGCATTCGCTTATTCAAATGGTGGGGTACCATCTGCATTGATTTCCTTACCTTTGCGCTACATGCACACAACGGTGGAGATGGTTCATAAAGACGACGTAGATAATGTGATCAAATTGATTTATGAAGTACTACTTTCCATCGAGAAAGATCAGGACTTTAGAACATTTAGTAAATAA
- the lgt gene encoding prolipoprotein diacylglyceryl transferase codes for MQDLLSYIIWDPKPEIFKIGSFGLRYYSVCWLLAFAASYYFMLKVFKKENKSQDLLDKLTIYIFVGTLVGARLGHCLFYDFEYYKDHILEIFIPFQKDPAGNWHMTGFTGLASHGGALGILTAMWLFCRNTKTDFIWLADRLVLVVPIAGAFIRLGNFFNSEIIGNPTELPWAVVFSNIDNIPRHPAQMYEAIAYTLIFILLWSMYQKNHKPIPGKLFGLFLILLFGARFVIEYVKIDQVEFEAGMLLNMGQILSIPFILVGIFLLLRKPKETKRV; via the coding sequence ATGCAGGATTTATTAAGCTATATAATTTGGGATCCTAAGCCTGAAATCTTTAAAATTGGCTCTTTCGGCCTTCGTTATTATTCCGTTTGCTGGTTATTGGCATTTGCTGCTTCATATTACTTTATGTTAAAGGTATTTAAGAAGGAAAACAAATCTCAAGACCTTTTAGACAAGCTTACGATCTATATTTTCGTCGGTACGTTAGTAGGTGCTCGTTTAGGGCATTGTTTATTTTACGATTTCGAATACTACAAGGATCATATCCTAGAAATTTTTATTCCGTTCCAAAAAGATCCTGCCGGCAATTGGCATATGACTGGTTTTACAGGACTTGCGAGTCATGGCGGTGCCTTAGGAATCCTGACCGCGATGTGGCTCTTTTGTCGCAATACCAAAACCGACTTCATATGGCTTGCCGACCGCTTGGTGCTAGTCGTACCGATTGCCGGTGCATTCATCCGCCTGGGTAACTTCTTCAATTCGGAAATAATTGGAAACCCGACAGAATTACCATGGGCAGTCGTATTCAGCAATATCGACAACATCCCTAGGCATCCGGCACAAATGTATGAAGCGATCGCCTATACGCTGATCTTTATTCTCTTGTGGAGCATGTACCAAAAGAATCATAAACCTATTCCAGGCAAACTTTTTGGTCTTTTCTTAATTCTATTATTTGGAGCCCGCTTCGTAATCGAGTATGTGAAGATAGATCAGGTCGAATTTGAAGCAGGCATGTTGCTGAATATGGGACAGATATTGAGTATACCGTTTATTTTGGTTGGAATATTTTTGTTACTTCGAAAACCAAAGGAAACTAAACGCGTTTAA
- the aroQ gene encoding type II 3-dehydroquinate dehydratase, translating into MKKILILNGPNLNLLGVREKGIYGDQSFETYFETLKERFADNAELSYFQSNTEGFIIDKLHEVGFSYDGIVLNAGAYTHTSVAIADAIAAINTPVIEVHISNVHQREAFRHHSYLSKNCKGVILGFGLDSYRLGIESLI; encoded by the coding sequence ATGAAGAAAATACTGATACTAAACGGGCCGAATCTGAATCTATTGGGCGTTCGCGAAAAAGGGATATATGGAGATCAATCTTTCGAAACCTATTTCGAAACCTTGAAAGAACGATTTGCCGATAATGCAGAATTAAGCTACTTTCAAAGCAATACCGAAGGATTTATCATTGATAAACTCCACGAAGTAGGATTCAGCTATGACGGTATTGTATTAAATGCCGGAGCTTACACGCATACTTCCGTGGCTATTGCTGATGCAATCGCTGCCATCAATACGCCGGTAATAGAAGTCCATATTTCCAATGTACATCAGCGGGAAGCGTTTAGACATCATTCTTACCTATCTAAAAATTGCAAGGGAGTCATTTTAGGCTTCGGGCTTGATAGTTATCGACTCGGAATTGAGAGTTTAATATAA